One Setaria italica strain Yugu1 chromosome II, Setaria_italica_v2.0, whole genome shotgun sequence DNA segment encodes these proteins:
- the LOC101769011 gene encoding pentatricopeptide repeat-containing protein At3g46790, chloroplastic, with the protein MRPLPAPVASRLAAVLADPAGVPLPVFNSLLSALAATAEPSHAHLPLHLFRHLLLPRRRPDAFTLSALTSSLPSGATAAAAEALHAFALRLGLLHADPVLANSLIRLYLRPPAPRPGLARRLFDEMPARTASSYNTLISHSHTPDAADEGAWGLVRRMVADGCAPDRFTVSAMLPACPSARRGRELHCYAVRAGMCGAGDFHVSSGLVSMYCSVGRTDLAHTVLNGMERRNVVSWTAMVGGYTENDMFEGAVEAFRAMWLIDGILPNTIALISVLSAIEALSALAEGKQVHGFAVRMAMYGDVSLNNALIDTYAKCGALHYARRVFEDTSWCKDVISWGAMILGYGIHGMGVEAVDLFNQMLASGVKPDSIVGLGVLSACCRAGLVLKGLNIYNSIVKDHGVQPTEEMCACIVDLLGRSGHLDHALDFIKSMSVEPGPSVWGALLDASVTHSNKEIQDLASKSLLRLGEGKPSNLVAVSNVNASSRRWNLVERVRSTINQGSLKKKTGRSWVNQT; encoded by the coding sequence ATGCGCCCGCTCCCGGCGCCCGTGGCGTCCCGCCTGGCCGCCGTGCTTGCGGACCCGGCCGGCGTCCCGCTGCCCGTCTTCAACTCCCTCCTCTCCGCGCTCGCTGCCACCGCGGAGCCCTCACACGCGCACCTCCCGCTCCACCTcttccgccacctcctcctcccgcgccgccgccccgacgcATTCACCCTCTCCGCCctcacctcctccctcccctccggcgccaccgccgccgcggcggaagCCCTCCACGCCTTCGccctccgcctcggcctcctccacgccgACCCCGTCCTGGCCAACTCCCTCATCCGGCTCTacctccgcccgcccgccccccgcccgggcctcgcgcgccgcctgttcgacgaaatgcccgCGCGCACCGCGTCCTCCTACAACACCCTCATCTCGCACTCGCACACGCCCGACGCCGCGGATGAGGGCGCGTGGGGCCTCGTCCGGCGGATGGTCGCGGATGGGTGCGCACCCGACCGGTTCACGGTCTCTGCCATGCTGCCCGCGTGCCCGTCCGCCCGCCGGGGCAGGGAGCTGCATTGCTACGCCGTGAGGGCTGGGATGTGTGGGGCGGGTGATTTCCATGTCAGCAGTGGCCTCGTGTCCATGTACTGCAGTGTCGGCCGCACGGACCTTGCGCACACAGTTCTCAACGGGATGGAGCGGAGGAACGTTGTTTCCTGGACCGCCATGGTGGGAGGGTACACGGAGAACGATATGTTTGAGGGTGCTGTGGAAGCATTCAGGGCAATGTGGCTGATTGATGGCATCCTACCAAATACGATTGCATTGATTAGTGTGCTCTCGGCCATTGAGGCGCTCTCAGCCTTAGCAGAGGGGAAGCAGGTGCATGGTTTCGCAGTGAGGATGGCGATGTATGGGGATGTGTCACTGAACAATGCTTTGATTGATACCTACGCGAAGTGTGGGGCCTTGCATTATGCAAGGCGGGTCTTTGAAGATACAAGCTGGTGCAAAGATGTGATCTCATGGGGTGCAATGATTTTGGGTTATGGCATTCATGGTATGGGTGTGGAAGCAGTTGATTTATTCAATCAGATGCTTGCCTCTGGGGTTAAACCTGATAGTATAGTTGGCCTGGGTGTTCTTTCAGCGTGTTGCCGTGCGGGCTTGGTGTTGAAGGGCCTTAACATATACAACTCCATAGTAAAGGATCATGGGGTTCAGCCCACTGAGGAGATGTGTGCATGCATTGTTGATTTACTTGGTCGATCTGGGCACCTTGACCATGCCTTGGACTTTATAAAGTCAATGAGTGTAGAACCAGGCCCTAGTGTTTGGGGAGCACTTTTGGATGCTTCTGTAACACACAGCAACAAAGAGATTCAAGATTTGGCCTCCAAGTCTCTTCTTAGACTGGGAGAAGGAAAACCATCAAATCTGGTTGCAGTTTCTAACGTAAATGCCTCTTCAAGAAGGTGGAATCTTGTTGAGCGAGTAAGGAGTACAATTAATCAGGGGTCATTGAAGAAGAAAACTGGTCGTAGTTGGGTAAATCAAACTTAA